One Rosa chinensis cultivar Old Blush chromosome 5, RchiOBHm-V2, whole genome shotgun sequence genomic region harbors:
- the LOC112166392 gene encoding coatomer subunit alpha-1: MLTKFETKSNRVKGLSFHSKRPWILASLHSGVIQLWDYRMGTLIDRFDEHDGPVRGVHFHTSQPLFVSGGDDYKIKVWNYKLHRCLFTLLGHLDYIRTVQFHHEYPWIVSASDDQTIRIWNWQSRTCISVLTGHNHYVMCALFHPKEDLVVSASLDQTVRVWDIGALRKKTVAPADDILRLSQMNADFFGGVDAVVKYVLEGHDRGVNWASFHPTLPLIVSGADDRQVKLWRMNDTKAWEVDTLRGHMNNVSCVLFHARQDIIVSNSEDRSIRVWDATKRTGLQTFRREHDRFWILSAHPEMNLLAAGHDSGMIVFKLERERPAFSVSADSMYYVKDRFLRFYEFSNQRDTQVIPIRRPGSSTLNQGAKTLSYSPTENAVLICSDTEGGSYELYIIPKESYGRGDTVQEAKRGAGGPAVFVARNRFAVLEKSTNQVLVKNLKNEIIKKSALPFVADAIYYAGTGNLLCRAEDRVVIFDLQQRIILGELQTPFVRYIVWSNDMENIALLSKHSIVIANKKLVHQCTLHETIRVKSGAWDDHGVFIYTTLNHIKYCLPNGDSGIIRTLDVPVYITKVYGSTIHCLDRDGKNCAIVVDATEYVFKLSLLKKRYDQVMSMIRSSELCGQAMIAYLQQKGFPEVALHFVKDERTRFNLALGSGNIQIAVASAKEIDEKDHWYRLGVEALRQGNSGIVEYAYQRTKNFERLSFLYLVTGNLDKLSKMLKIAEVKNDVMGQFHNALYLGDIGERVKILENAGHLPLAYATAKAHGLQDIAERLAGELGDNVPILPEGKSPSLLVPPSPIICGGDWPLLRVMRGIFEGGLDNVGRNAEEEYEEAADADWGEDLDIVDVENIQNGDITAVLEDEDTHEENEEGGWDLEDLELPPEIDTPKTANNARASVFVAPTPGMPVSQIWSQKSSLAAEHAAAGNFDIAMRLLSRQLGIKNFAPLKQLFLDLHTGSHSYLRALSTAPVISLAIERGWSESVSPNVRSPPALVFKFSDLEEKLKAGYKATTTGKFTEALRLLLGILHTIPLVVVDTRREVDEVKELIIIVREYVLGLKMELKRREVKDNPVRQQELAAYFTHCNLQMPHLRLALLNAMTVCYKAGNLNTAGNFARRLLETNPTNENQAKTARQVLQAAEKNMNDATQLNYDFRNPFVVCGATYVPIYRGQKDVSCPYCSSRFVPAQEGQLCTVCDLAVVGSDASGLLCSPSQIR, encoded by the exons atgCTGACGAAATTCGAGACCAAGAGTAACCGTGTCAAGGGGCTGAGCTTCCACAGCAAGAGGCCATGGATCTTGGCGAGTCTTCACAGCGGTGTGATCCAGCTCTGGGATTACCGCATGGGCACTCTCATCGACCGCTTTGACGAGCACGATGGCCCCGTCCGTGGCGTCCATTTCCACACCTCTCAGCCTCTCTTCGTCTCCGGAG GGGATGATTACAAGATCAAGGTGTGGAATTATAAGTTGCATAGGTGCCTGTTTACTCTTCTTGGACACCTTGATTACATCCGTACTGTTCAATTCCATCATGAGTACCCTTGGATTGTGAGTGCCAGTGATGACCAGACTATCAGAATATGGAATTGGCAGTCCCGGACTTGTATTTCTGTGCTCACTGGACACAACCATTATGTCATGTGTGCCTTGTTCCATCCCAAGGAGGATCTTGTTGTCTCGGCATCATTGGATCAAACTGTTCGTGTTTGGGATATTGGTGCACTCAGGAAGAAAACAGTTGCGCCTGCAGATGACATCCTACGACTGAGTCAAATGAATGCAGATTTCTTTGGTGGAGTTGATGCTGTGGTTAAGTATGTCTTGGAAGGCCATGATCGGGGTGTTAATTGGGCCTCCTTCCATCCTACACTCCCTCTGATTGTGTCTGGAGCTGATGATCGACAAGTGAAACTTTGGCGAATGAATG ATACAAAGGCTTGGGAGGTGGACACTTTAAGGGGGCACATGAACAATGTATCATGTGTTTTATTCCATGCGAGGCAGGATATTATTGTTTCCAATTCAGAGGATAGGAGTATCCGAGTCTGGGATGCCACAAAAAGAACTGGTCTTCAGACATTTCGCAGAGAGCATGATAGGTTCTGGATTCTATCAGCACACCCTGAAATGAACCTTTTGGCTGCTGGTCATGATAGTGGCATGATTGTCTTTAAATTGGAGAGAGAACGCCCTGCCTTTTCTGTCAGTGCTGATTCTATGTACTATGTCAAAGATCGTTTTCTCCGCTTTTATGAGTTCTCAAACCAGAGAGACACTCAGGTTATCCCTATACGAAGGCCCGGTTCTTCCACCTTGAATCAAGGGGCTAAAACTCTATCTTATAGCCCTACAGAAAATGCTGTTTTGATCTGTTCAGATACGGAAGGCGGTTCCTATGAACTATACATAATTCCCAAAGAAAGCTATGGTCGGGGTGATACTGTGCAGGAGGCAAAAAGAGGAGCTGGAGGGCCAGCGGTTTTTGTGGCTCGAAATAGATTTGCTGTGCTTGAAAAAAGCACAAACCAAGTCTTAGTTAAAAATCTGAAAAATGAGATTATCAAGAAGAGCGCCCTTCCTTTTGTTGCTGATGCAATATACTATGCTGGAACTGGAAACTTGCTCTGCAGGGCAGAGGATAGAGTTGTCATTTTTGACCTGCAGCAAAGAATTATTCTTGGGGAGCTTCAAACTCCGTTTGTAAGGTACATAGTTTGGTCAAATGACATGGAGAACATTGCTTTACTCAGCAAACATTCCATTGTGATAGCCAATAAGAAGCTCGTTCATCAATGCACCCTACATGAGACCATTCGTGTAAAGAGTGGAGCTTGGGATGACCATGGTGTCTTCATATATACAACTCTGAACCATATCAAATACTGTCTTCCTAATGGGGACAGTGGAATCATTAGGACCCTTGATGTTCCCGTTTATATAACAAAGGTGTATGGAAGCACCATACATTGCTTGGATCGAGATGGGAAGAACTGTGCAATTGTTGTTGATGCAACAGAATATGTTTTTAAGTTGTCCTTACTGAAGAAGAGGTACGACCAGGTTATGAGCATGATTAGGAGCTCTGAGCTCTGTGGCCAGGCCATGATTGCATATCTACAGCAGAAAGGTTTCCCTGAGGTCGCCCTTCATTTTGTGAAGGATGAGAGGACTCGCTTCAACTTGGCACTAGGGAGTGGAAACATACAGATTGCTGTTGCTTCTGCTAAGGAAATTGATGAGAAAGATCACTGGTATCGGTTGGGAGTTGAGGCTCTTCGTCAAGGTAATTCAGGTATTGTAGAATATGCATATCAGAGGACAAAGAATTTTGAGAGGCTATCATTCCTATATCTTGTTACTGGAAACTTGGATAAGTTATCCAAAATGCTGAAAATCGCTGAAGTGAAGAATGATGTGATGGGCCAGTTCCACAATGCTCTATATTTGGGTGACATCGGGGAGCGTGTTAAGATATTGGAGAATGCTGGGCATTTACCCCTTGCATATGCTACAGCTAAAGCTCATGGCCTCCAAGATATTGCTGAACGGTTGGCAGGTGAGCTGGGAGATAATGTTCCTATTTTACCTGAAGGAAAGTCACCATCTCTTCTGGTACCTCCTAGCCCAATTATCTGTGGTGGAGATTGGCCCTTGTTGAGGGTCATGAGAGGAATATTTGAGGGTGGTCTTGATAATGTGGGCAGAAATGCTGAGGAAGAATATGAGGAGGCTGCAGATGCTGATTGGGGAGAGGATTTGGATATTGTTGATGTGGAAAACATTCAGAATGGAGACATTACTGCAGTGCTAGAAGATGAGGACACACATGAGGAAAATGAAGAGGGAGGGTGGGATCTTGAAGATCTTGAACTTCCACCGGAGATTGATACTCCCAAAACTGCCAACAATGCCCGTGCTTCCGTGTTTGTTGCCCCAACTCCAGGTATGCCTGTAAGTCAAATTTGGAGCCAAAAATCTTCTCTTGCTGCTGAACATGCAGCAGCTGGGAATTTTGATATTGCAATGCGATTATTGAGCCGGCAGCTGGGAATAAAGAACTTTGCACCTTTAAAACAATTGTTTCTTGACTTGCACACGGGGAGTCATTCATATTTACGCGCCTTATCGACAGCTCCTGTGATCTCCTTGGCTATTGAGAGGGGATGGAGTGAATCAGTAAGCCCTAATGTTAGGAGCCCTCCTGCTTTGGTTTTTAAATTCTCAGACCTGGAAGAGAAGCTTAAGGCGGGCTACAAGGCCACAACTACAGGGAAATTTACTGAGGCTTTACGACTTCTACTAGGTATTCTGCACACTATTCCTCTGGTTGTAGTTGATACAAGGAGAGAGGTTGATGAAGTAAAGGAATTAATTATCATTGTAAGGGAATATGTTCTGGGTTTGAAGATGGAGCTTAAGAGGAGGGAGGTTAAAGATAATCCAGTTCGTCAACAGGAGCTAGCAGCTTACTTCACCCACTGTAACCTCCAGATGCCTCACTTGAGACTAGCATTACTGAACGCCATGACTGTTTGCTACAAGGCTGGTAATCTCAACACAGCTGGTAACTTTGCCAGGCGACTATTGGAGACCAATCCCACAAATGAAAACCAAGCAAAGACTGCAAGGCAAGTCCTGCAGGCTGCTGAGAAGAACATGAATGATGCAACCCAGCTCAATTATGATTTCAGAAATCCATTTGTGGTTTGTGGGGCAACATATGTGCCTATTTACCGAGGACAGAAGGATGTGTCATGCCCGTACTGTAGTTCTCGGTTTGTTCCTGCTCAGGAAGGCCAGCTCTGTACTGTTTGCGATCTTGCAGTTGTTGGATCTGATGCATCTGGGTTACTCTGCTCTCCATCCCAGATAAGATGA
- the LOC112201659 gene encoding uncharacterized protein LOC112201659 — MDSEMQERLKLKIQHVLDAVKALQELEKQVDLCIAHDVGPMESDPAGVRTDAGKAKKLLYHHLTELMAMLMKSQEASCFSLQVPQTERDMAFLKMVAEVLIGRSEEEEDAVAKKRHRFVKTDQDGIFSRCGKWFLGRAAVCGRELTAFCDVWVAISTVLLVVKLYQQFSSADMAELAREPREAMENVKDHISFTAKK; from the exons ATGGATTCGGAGATGCAAGAGAGACTGAAGCTCAAGATTCAACATGTTCTGGATGCGGTTAAAGCCCTTCAAGAATTGGAGAAACAGGTCGACCTCTGCATAGCGCACGATGTCGGACCCATGGAATCCGACCCGGCCGGAGTTAGAACCGACGCCGGAAAAGCAAAAAAGTTACTGTATCATCATCTAACCGAGCTAATGGCGATGTTGATGAAGAGTCAAGAAGCGAGCTGCTTCTCCCTCCAAGTGCCGCAGACGGAGAGAGACATGGCTTTCTTAAAAATGGTGGCGGAAGTACTTATTGGTCgttcggaggaagaagaagatgcagTCGCCAAGAAACGACACCGTTTCGTAAAGACCGATCAAGATGGAATTTTCAGTCGATGTGGAAAGTGGTTTCTTGGAAGGGCGGCCGTTTGTGGCCGAGAACTTACTGCGTTCTGCGACGTGTGGGTCGCCATATCCACCGTGCTTCTTGTCGTGAAACTCTATCAACAATTCTCGTCGGCCGACATGG CTGAATTGGCGAGAGAACCCCGGGAAGCCATGGAAAACGTGAAAGATCACATCAGCTTCACCGCCAAAAAATGA
- the LOC112165894 gene encoding probable indole-3-pyruvate monooxygenase YUCCA10, whose product MKINYSKYPTIDVGTCSKIKSGEIQVLPAEIGSIRGSDVELKKGKSYQFESIVFCTGFKTSTSLWLKADDYLLKEDGIPRPSSPNHSKGQKGLYCVGLSRSNFPFLYVLWSFCEDAYFLRHLNHLFVKFGAKICLITSLRDTCYIEILPTDRNPTQELWLSFWSEVHYNSLYATADVSTRSPRKNHRLF is encoded by the exons ATGAAGATCAATTACAGCAAGTATCCGACCATTGATGTCGGCACCTGTAGTAAGATCAAGTCCGGCGAGATTCAG GTTTTACCCGCAGAAATAGGCAGCATAAGAGGAAGCGATGTGGAACTCAAAAAGGGGAAGTCGTACCAGTTTGAGTCCATCGTTTTCTGCACCGGATTCAAGACATCAACAAGTTTGTGGCTCAAG GCAGATGATTATCTTTTGAAAGAAGATGGGATTCCAAGACCAAGTTCTCCAAACCATTCAAAGGGACAGAAGGGTTTGTATTGTGTGGGACTATCAAGAAGCAATTTCCCTTTTTTATATGTTCTGTGGTCATTTTGTGAAGATGCCTACTTTCTTCGTCACTTGAACCATTTATTTGTGAAG TTTGGAGCCAAAATTTGTTTAATCACCTCTCTTCGGGATACTTGCTACATTGAGATCCTTCCTACAGACAGGAATCCTACACAAG agCTTTGGCTGAGCTTTTGGAGCGAAGTGCATTACAACTCACTATATGCTACTGCAG ATGTTTCCACAAGAAGTCCCAGAAAGAACCATCGGCTTTTCTAG
- the LOC112166621 gene encoding uncharacterized protein LOC112166621, translating into MWARDRSFQPAGFFTPPPPRKSGPANPPPMVPMSERKRVSPAARCDLFHVAHKVPAGDSPYVRAKQVQLIDKNPSKAISLFWAAINAGDRVGSALKDMAVVMKQLDRAEEAIEAIKSFRHLCPYESQESLNNVLVELYKRAGRIEDEIEMLQSKLKRMDEGIAFSGKRTKTARAQGKKVQITVEQERSRVLGNLAWAYMQQGNYTTAEEHYKNALSLEPDKNKQCNLAVCLMHMNRIIEARHLLQAVRDSSGNKPMDESYAKSFERAFEMLTELEQQSVLRPIQQNENYCTGISRTPRDFVSGYMPMPPRRWTDGPEGVTVIANEQHRESFRPGSCAKSFDKWKKDYDLKNTGDSRPSFSSKMKENQDGLIGTEVNLHEKTYASPVPYTQPRRPPWGFNDGHQRSEIWGHGVGSSNKKLPSERSTGIVRAHVVRNLNVDLLASTTRKSESTLSSPSRRDWRMPQGGAVARPVLQPILSMTSRGNEGHLSVRNEAMIDHSSEHTVNGDRRWVTWDKDGMKKSAAEPQMVDENAKALEISTDGGENQSTDKTVSRSMENMNASVEEDCLGDNSSGTLDNVHQSPADNEKPTPDFWKYSGKKSWADMVEEEEEELRSGRTGYFDSWNTGDEFDDENRNPNTMTPRSPQFQTQIKDLSKKAESIDLKGVTSGNASSARNPTMRRSLVFDQQQELESVDYISSSPVAKEALNGNGSIYGKNLKLKMRNRLQSFQDITN; encoded by the exons ATGTGGGCCAGAGACCGGAGCTTTCAACCGGCCGGGTTCTTCACGCCGCCTCCGCCACGGAAGTCAGGGCCGGCGAACCCTCCTCCGATGGTGCCCatgtcggagaggaagagagtctCGCCGGCGGCAAGGTGTGATCTTTTTCACGTTGCGCATAAAGTTCCCGCCGGCGACTCGCCGTACGTCAGAGCCAAACAAGTTCAA TTGATAGACAAGAACCCCAGCAAGGCCATATCCCTCTTTTGGGCTGCTATAAATGCCGGAGATCGAGTTGGTAGTGCATTGAAAGACATGGCGGTGGTCATGAAACAACTGGATCGAGCAGAAGAGGCGATTGAAGCGATTAAATCCTTTCGCCATCTCTGCCCCTATGAGTCTCAGGAGTCTCTTAACAATGTGCTGGTGGAATTGTACAAG AGGGCAGGAAGGAttgaagatgagattgaaaTGCTTCAGTCCAAACTGAAACGTATGGATGAAGGTATTGCCTTTAGCGGAAAGAGGACAAAGACTGCAAGAGCTCAGGGGAAGAAGGTTCAAATTACTGTTGAACAGGAGAGATCAAG AGTACTAGGAAACTTGGCATGGGCTTACATGCAGCAAGGCAATTACACAACTGCTGAAGAACATTACAA GAATGCTCTGTCACTGGAGCCAGATAAGAACAAGCAGTGCAACTTAGCAGTCTGCTTGATGCACATGAACAGAATTATAGAAGCAAGGCATCTGCTTCAAGCTGTAAGAGATTCATCTGGAAATAAACCAATGGATGAATCTTATGCTAAGTCCTTCGAACGTGCTTTTGAAATGCTGACTGAACTGGAGCAGCAATCAGTTTTAAGACCAATTCAACAGAACGAGAACTACTGCACTGGAATTTCAAGAACACCCAGAGATTTTGTTTCTGGTTATATGCCTATGCCTCCCAGAAGGTGGACAGATGGACCTGAAGGTGTGACAGTGATAGCGAATGAACAGCATAGAGAGTCATTCAGACCTGGAAGTTGTGCAAAGTCTTTTGATAAATGGAAGAAAGATTATGATCTCAAAAACACAGGTGATAGCAGACCTAGTTTTTCGAGCAAAATGAAGGAAAATCAGGATGGTTTGATAGGAACAGAAGTAAATCTACATGAAAAAACATATGCTTCTCCAGTTCCATATACACAACCAAGAAGACCTCCATGGGGATTTAATGACGGACATCAGAGAAGTGAGATATGGGGCCATGGTGTTGGCAGTTCAAATAAAAAGCTTCCATCTGAAAGATCAACAGGAATTGTTAGAGCACATGTTGTTCGAAATCTGAATGTAGACTTGCTTGCTTCAACTACTAGAAAGTCAGAGTCTACTCTCTCTTCACCAAGTCGCAGAGATTGGAGGATGCCCCAAGGAGGTGCAGTGGCAAGACCTGTTTTACAACCTATATTAAGTATGACTTCTAGGGGGAATGAAGGCCATCTCTCAGTGAGAAATGAAGCCATGATCGACCATTCTTCAGAGCATACAGTAAATGGTGATAGAAGATGGGTTACTTGGGATAAAGATGGTATGAAGAAATCTGCTGCAGAACCACAAATGGTTGATGAAAATGCAAAAGCACTGGAAATTTCTACTGATGGAGGTGAGAATCAGAGTACTGACAAAACTGTTTCAAGGAGCATGGAAAACATGAATGCTTCTGTGGAAGAAGATTGCTTGGGAGATAACAGTTCTGGTACATTGGATAATGTCCATCAGTCCCCAGCAGATAATGAAAAGCCAACCCCTGATTTTTGGAAGTACAGTGGTAAGAAAAGCTGGGCAGAtatggtggaagaagaagaagaagagctgcGAAGTGGAAGAACTGGGTATTTTGATAGTTGGAATACTGGAGATGAGTTTGATGATGAAAACAGGAATCCCAACACAATGACTCCTCGAAGTCCTCAGTTTCAAACTCAAATAAAGGATTTGAGCAAAAAGGCTGAATCAATTGATCTAAAAGGTGTGACATCTGGAAATGCTAGTTCAGCAAGGAATCCTACCATGCGCCGTTCTTTGGTTTTTGATCAGCAGCAGGAGTTGGAATCAGTAGATTACATCAGTTCATCTCCTGTTGCAAAGGAGGCTTTGAATGGAAATGGCTCTATTTACGGAAAGAACTTGAAACTGAAGATGCGAAACAGGCTGCAGAGTTTCCAGGATATAACCAACTGA
- the LOC112165486 gene encoding histidinol dehydrogenase, chloroplastic, translating into MKSYRLSELTPAEVQNLKARPRIDFSSILSTVNPIVDDIRNRGDAAVKDYTAKFDKVELDKIVVEVSELPDPELDPSVKEAFDVAYDNIYAFHFAQKSAERTVENMKGVKCKRVARSIGSVGLYVPGGTAVLPSTALMLAVPAQIAGSKTVVLATPPSRDGIICKEVLYCAKKAGVTHILKAGGAQAISAMAWGTESCPKVEKVFGPGNQYVTAAKMILQNSEAMISIDMPAGPSEVLVIADKHASPVHVAADLLSQAEHGPDSQVVLVIAGDGVDIKAIEEEVKKQCDSLPRGDFASKALSHSFTVIARDMVEAVSFSNLYAPEHLIINVNDAEKWESFIENAGSVFLGPWTPESVGDYASGTNHVLPTYGYARMYGGVSLDSFLKYMTVQSLTEEGLQKLGPYVATMAEVEGLDAHKRAVTLRLKDIEARQVPNSR; encoded by the exons ATGAAGTCTTACAGGCTATCTGAACTTACGCCAGCTGAGGttcagaacctcaaggctcgtccTAGGATTGACTTCTCTTCAATTTTAAGCAcg GTCAACCCAATTGTAGATGATATTCGCAATAGAGGTGATGCTGCTGTTAAGGA CTATACTGCAAAGTTTGACAAAGTTGAACTGGATAAGATAGTTGTAGAAGTATCTGAGCTTCCAGATCCAGAG CTTGATCCTTCTGTTAAAGAAGCATTTGACGTGGCATATGACAATATATATGCATTTCATTTTGCTCAGAAGTCAGCAGAGAGAACTGTTGAGAATATGAAG GGTGTCAAATGTAAACGAGTAGCAAGAAGTATTGGTTCTGTAGGTCTTTATGTTCCAGGAGGAACTGCAGTTTTACCTTCTACTGCTCTGATGCTTGCAGTT CCTGCTCAGATTGCTGGATCTAAAACAGTTGTACTTGCGACTCCCCCAAGTCGGGATGGCATTATATGCAAG GAAGTACTCTACTGTGCTAAGAAGGCTGGTGTAACTCACATCCTTAAAGCTGGTGGTGCTCAG GCGATATCTGCTATGGCTTGGGGTACAGAATCTTGCCCAAAG GTGGAAAAAGTTTTTGGCCCTGGAAACCAGTATGTCACAGCAGCGAAAATGATTCTCCAA AATAGTGAAGCCATGATCTCAATTGACATGCCAGCTGGCCCTTCCGAAGTTTTGGTCATTGCAGACAAGCATGCCAGTCCTGTCCATGTAGCTGCAGATTTACTTTCTCAG GCTGAGCATGGCCCTGATAGTCAAGTTGTTCTTGTTATTGCTGGGGATGGTGTTGATATTAAAGCTATAGAGGAGGAAGTTAAGAAGCAGTGTGACAGCCTACCAAGGGGagattttgcttcaaaagcactGAGCCACAGTTTCACAGTGATTGCTCGTGATATGGTTGAG GCTGTGTCTTTTTCAAACTTATATGCACCCGAGCATCTGATCATCAATGTCAATGATGCAGAAAAGTGGGAGAGTTTCATTGAGAATGCAG GTTCTGTGTTTTTAGGGCCCTGGACTCCAGAGAGTGTTGGAGATTATGCGAGTGGGACAAACCATGTCCTTCCAACATATGGCTATGCGCGGATGTATGGTGGTGTGTCTTTAGACTCCTTCCTAAAGTACATGACCGTGCAATCTCTAACAGAGGAAGGTCTGCAAAAGCTTGGCCCCTATGTAGCCACGATGGCTGAAGTTGAGGGATTAGATGCCCACAAGAGAGCCGTAACCCTTAGACTTAAAGATATTGAAGCTAGGCAGGTTCCAAATAGCAGGTGA